The following nucleotide sequence is from Alteromonas sp. V450.
CGGTGTCATCCTGTCGATGCGAATCACTCAAAACACACAATATATTTCTGTAGTGTCCTTTCATAGCGTTCTCTTAGGTAAAAATAATAGTCTACATAATGTAGTTTTCGCGCGCTGTTACTTCTTAAGCGTAATCGACCTTTAATTCGCTTTCCAGCGTTGCAGAGGTAAAAAAATCAAATCCAGCAGCCTTCATTTGAGTGTAATGGTGGGCGCGTCATAATCTTTATGATAGATTAAAGATAGCTATCTTAATCCATTTTTATTTTGATTAATTATTTTGTGAGAAGTCTATGAAGTGGCCAAACCTTAAGCATTTACATTACTTAGTTACGCTTCATCAAGAGCAGCATTTTCATCGTGCGGCTCAACGCTGCAATGTAAGTCAGTCAACTTTAAGTACGGCAATTCAAAATTTAGAAGAACACTTTGGAAGTCAGCTACTTGAGCGCGAACATAAAACTTTCGTTTTTACATCATTGGGTCTCGATATTGTTGAACGCAGTAAAGTGTTGCTCCAAGAAGCGGGTGAATTAGTTGAATATGCACAAAACGCTGGAAATTGGCAACGAGGAACGTTGAAACTTGGTGTTATCCCCACTATCGCGCCATTTCTCTTTGAAGGCATGATGGGAGCATTTTCAACATTTCTTCCCGAAATAAATTTAGAAATGCAGGAAGATACGACAGAAAAGCTTCTGCAGCAGTTAACGGATGGCAGACTCGATTTGCTTATTCTAGCGCTCCCTATGGAAACGCCTGGCTGCAAACAAATGGTGTTAGGACACGATCCCTTCCACTTGATAGCGCATAACGACATGGCGACACAGCTGCCAAACCCTGTTGATATATCAACATTACCTAAAAAAAGCATTTTTCTTTTGCAGCAAGAACATTGTATGACCGGTCATGCAGTAAGTGCATGTAACTTGCAGCACAGCGACCAGATAAGCAGTGTAGCGGCAAGCAGTTTGTACACGCTGGTTCAGCTTGCCAACAGCAAGCTTGGATACACTTTTTTACCGGAACTTGCGATAAACCAGTCAATATTAGCGCATACCGGGTTAAAAAGTTTTCCCGCAGAAGAGCAGGGATACCGTGAAATTGGATTAGTGTGGCGTGCAGGAACTACGCGCATGCAGCTTTTTCGTCGTATAGGAGAAATTATTTCGCCTTTGCTGCCTATCCCTACCTTAAAGTAGGCAATGTAACAAACTTTAAACCTTCGGGGCGGTATGACCAAGAGCTGCCGCCCATGCAAGCTCTCCTCTGACTAAACCGTTTGCGGCGTTTGCGCCAAAGCTATGAAGCGCGTTGTAGGCACTATTAGAGGGAATGCGACAATAATGGCATAGCGCGTAGAAAAGTAAGCTGCAGCGATGTTGAGACCCATCGCAATGCAAGTATATCTTTGCACCCTCAATCAGCATTTGCGAAAGCTCATGAAGGTATTGGTGAAGGTGGACATCTTCGGTAGGCGACGCTGATAAAGGGTGCGCAAACGGGACCCATAGCCATTCTAACCCTGCCGCTATTGAACGGTCGCGGATAACAGGCGCTTGCTCTTCACTGGTTTGTACTGTCGCGATATGCGTTACTCCCAGTGACCTGAGTCGGACAAAATCGTTTTCGACGGGCTTTTTACCTAAGCATATATGACCGGCGCCCAGAGAAAACCACGCGATACTAGGCGTTGCTAAGTTGCTACCTTTTTTATTCTCATCTTCTTGCATACAGCGTTATCAAGAGCCTTTTTTACACGACAAAATAATAAATAGAAAAGTAATGACAGCTACATCCGCCAATCACAAACAAGTGCCATATTGCATGAGTGTACTTTACCTTTTTTGCTACATAAAAGCACACGCCTACACTAAAACACAGCCCGCCCGCTACTAATAACCAAAGACCTGCACCGGGAAGGGCAACATAAAGAGGGTATATCAGACCCAGTGCAATCCAACCCATCAGCAAATAAGTCATTACGGATATTTTTGGGA
It contains:
- a CDS encoding hydrogen peroxide-inducible genes activator, which produces MKWPNLKHLHYLVTLHQEQHFHRAAQRCNVSQSTLSTAIQNLEEHFGSQLLEREHKTFVFTSLGLDIVERSKVLLQEAGELVEYAQNAGNWQRGTLKLGVIPTIAPFLFEGMMGAFSTFLPEINLEMQEDTTEKLLQQLTDGRLDLLILALPMETPGCKQMVLGHDPFHLIAHNDMATQLPNPVDISTLPKKSIFLLQQEHCMTGHAVSACNLQHSDQISSVAASSLYTLVQLANSKLGYTFLPELAINQSILAHTGLKSFPAEEQGYREIGLVWRAGTTRMQLFRRIGEIISPLLPIPTLK